aataaacaagtggGAAATGTTAGGTTATCTGATTGCGTGTGCGCACCTAtgaggaggaagatgatgaaGCCAATGATGAGAAGCGGGGAGCCGCTGACCGCCACTCCGCACGCAAACTTGATCAGCGGCGAAAGCAGCAGCGTGGCCCAGAACAGGAAGTTGAGCAGCGTCCacgggcggcggcgggggaTTATTGTGGGACCCGGGAACTTGCCTTCCTTGCTGTACGTCTCCTGTAAGGCATCCTGAAAGGGGGTTGGAGAGAAATAGTCGTGATCAGCAACTGGACGTATTTCAATCACATTGGAAGCGGAGAAGGAAGTGATGAAACATGAATGATCTCACATGTCACGTGTGAATGAAATGCAGGGTTACCTTatccattaacaaaaaaaaaaaaaaaagttagttacCTTCTCCTGGTAGAGCTTATGCAGCCAGTTGGCACACTCGGCCTCATCACTTGGGATCTCTTCCACAGGGAAACGTCTGCAGTGAAGCAAGAAACGAGAACAAGTTTCATAAACGGTGCATACTCAAACAAAAGAGCAggtttgaaataaaaattgagGCTAACACTAATATGATTAAGACACCGGAATTCCATTGTGCTGCCATTGTTGTTGCAAGCAACATTGTGATAAAATGGGGTACTTTTACTATTTAGGACTCAGAAAAACGAGACGTTATCATGCCATCACATCAGACTTCAAGCAAATTGTTCCAGTCATTTTTCAAAACTGAGCAAATAAATTTGTGTGTTACATCATCCAATTTTCGGGTAAAATTACATTCATGAACTGTAGCACATTTTatcaaattacatttaatttaatgaCATTGAacgtgttaaaaataaaaaaaaatctataccgTTTGTCTGCATGTgtggttgttattattttatttttaattaatatattttatttattttattactactatttttttttctttacaaattattgacccatataaaatgaaatgaaaatgtcttGCTCTCTTttatgatgtaatgttaatggttgaacaattGCAACGTTTTCGGAgtttcctgaaaagtgatgattttggaggtaccACGTTTTGGCCCAACACCAGCAATATGTGCCCTCAATTAGTTGGtaaccagtgtgtgtgtgtgtgtgtatctctctctccctctctctccccccctttGGTTGGACAAATTAATTATGAAAGCAATGTGTGAGTTGTAGCCCTTTTCCTCCAGCAGGGGGGCCCCTCTACTAACAAAGATGACTTATTGAGACACTATGGAATTGTGACACAGGGTGATTCATGTCCAGTCCAATGATACAAATGATTTTCTCTTTGTCAAAAGTGTTTCCATGTGAGCGTTATCACTGTCTGTTGTTGTAGTACAAGACAAGATTCTCACCAAAGCTGAATGTCCTTGTGGTAATAGTATTTATAGTCGCCACTATTATTTATTTGCCATGGGCAAAATGTGCAATCGTCATGTTTCCCGTGAGAAACAAAAGCCACAGCAGTACCGAGGGTCGTGTTAGTACGAGTCGGTGGCTCATGTCAATGACACGTTCTCACCTTATGCTCATGTCAGCTTTGTATTTCTTGCCATTGACAATGCCCAGGAGAGTCGGCGTTTGCTTATCTTTGAAGTTGAGCGTCACGTCATAAATGGCagtaactgttaaaaaaaaataaaacaaaacaagaaaagtcATGTAAATGAACAGGGGGTTCAAATAGCACACGTCACATCTGGTGTGTGTATATTTTTAACACTACCTGTGCCCTTGAGACACTGCAGCGTGGTGGTGAATCCCTTGGTGCGTGGTAGAAGGTGATATTTGAGCTTGGGCAGGCCTTTACTCTCTGCTACCTGCATGCTTATCTGATGCTTCTTCTCTGTAAAGCGGGTACCTTCACAATATAGCAGGAACTGAGAGAGGGAGGAAGGGGGGACATTTGCCACGTTAAtagatacaaaaaaaacttgcttgGATTGTTTAGTCCCAGTGTGGCATTTTAAGGCTAAATTCAGGGCTCAAGGACaaaacaaaagagagagagaaaaacagaGAGAGAGCGTCTCCTGCGGTGAGATGTTAAATACAGCTGGAACAGTCAAAGAGCTTCATTTGTATACCGGTGCCAAGATAAATAGAGAAAAAGTGGGCCAAAAGAGAAGAATCTGTCTGCTGCTTGGAGGACATTCACTTTGAAACCGAACATTATTTATACTCCATGTTTATTCTGCCTcatccaaaaatctatttttgtgAATTTGGCTCTTATTGTCAAACACTGCATTTATATTCACAGCCAAGCATGATATAACATCATTATATAAGTCCATTCTGGATTGGAGAGCTAGCCTACCGTGCTTGAACTCAAATGGATATTTACGTGGCAGGAGGAACATTTTGAATGGTTTAAGgccatttattatgtatttaatgGGTACTGGGGATACAGCCAAACATTTGAGATTCGATACTCACTGCTACCAATGGCGGAACTTCTAAAGGTGAGTATACCTGAGGTTGTGCAGGACAATTGCGATTTAGATCAAAATTGAAAGTAATGATCAAGCATGACTTCTTAGTTGAGTGCATCAAATATTTAAACCCTCACTGTTAAACAAGACCTCAGCATATCTCAAAAGCCTTCAATTATTTCAGAGCATCAAAAGAGCAGTGTTTTGCTTGTTCTTTTAACCCCCCTCCCCAACCCATAGAGAGGAGAGGACTGTTAAGAGTATGTGACAATAAGTGtactcaaattcaaaacagtaaaaatattttttgcatttgcacTCACCCACATAAATTCAGGATAGTCTTTAAGCCTGTTAAGTCCGCTGAAGACAGTTTTGCGGTCCTCTTCCCACTTCCTCTTGCAAAAAACTATTTCTAAGAAGTACCAGGTCCATCCAATCAGAGGAACCTTCAGCAGCTCATGTTTGGCGAGGACTTTTGAACTCTAAAGGGAAACACAGGCAGAGGAAATCAaatgttattgttgtttattatatatatttttttaatcagaactGAAGGCAATCGTCATCGGCacatgaatacatttttaaatgtgctaaatTGCAGCACAAAATGAAATGCAACTGACCCCCAGGACCCCATATCTTTCACACATGGTCCAGCCACAAAGGAAGTCGATCTCATAGTTGTGGTTGAGAATGATGATGACGTGTTCTTTGCCAAATTTGTCCACCGTAGCCTGGTCCGTATATAGGGTGCACTCCGTGCCGGACCACCATTCCAGCAGCATCACCAGCTCTGTCCAGAAACAACAATACACAATAATTTACAACGTCTGTCAGTCCAGTATGTTGTTGGAATAATAATGCCCAGGGTTTGGAAAGGATTCCCTCTATAATGAGCGTACCAATAGCCACTacacttcatttttatttttttctatttcactTCAGGTATCATTCAGACAAGTGTGAGGCTATCAGCATTTGACAGGTTAAGCGTTGCAATTTTCAAAGCATATCATTCCCTTGCCCAAGGCTTGCCAACTGATACTGGAACAATGTTGTGAAATTGCCATCtggcaaaagttttttttctgtccctgACTGCATTCAACTCCAGTTTGACAGTCATCACAGCGCTCCCcacctacaatttctgttaTCCATGACAAGTTTCTCGCATCATGATCTGTTCATTACAAAGCGAAAGCCCCGTTTCTCCCCCCCAGTAATGAAAACGCCAAACTCTTACAGATGACTCTTGCGCAAAGCCAGGGAAAGCCTATGTGGAGGGCTGCAAGGGAACTCAGCATCAATTAAAGATGAATTTAGCAGATTCTTTGAAAGTGATGAAGCTTTACCCGTCGGCTTCAAAGGGAGCAATATGAGGTGGTACGAAAACATTGAATAAAAACGACATGAGAGTATTTAAAAACAGATTCCGGTAATAAGTCATCTGGGATGGACTCCAGTTGCCCTTGACTCTAATCACGATAGGCGTGATGAAAGTGGATAGATAAAAAACGAATtgatgattaattaattaaaaaaaattactgataTTGATCCCACTAGTACAACTTTGAAGTCACAATTCCCTTAAAATATTTAGAAGCTAGTAAACAAAACCTACTATTGTTAATATTTCAGTAAATAAGCTTGTTAACACTGAAGGATAAAGCAGAATTCATGTATGAAAACATAAATTAAATTCAGCAGCAAAGTAAATTGACTTGCGATCGTACGACGTGAGTGCCTAAAGGATTCACAGGGGAAACAATCATTCATTGGTTCACCACAAACAACAGGAATATATTCTACTTACGGCTCCACAGCGAGTACGAGAGCCGGCAGTTGATTCTGCGATAGAGCTGCTTGTTGATTGGCCAGATGACGCACGTGCACAGCTGGATGAAGTTGATGATGAGGCCGCTCACCACAAATACAAAGCCCATCAACAATTGAAGGATGAACAGGCTCTTGAGGTAGGCCAGGACAGCCATGCTTGAGAAGCCCAGGGAGCTGAGGAAGCTCCTCTCTTATACACGATGGGCAACCTGAGGGATGAGACGCACGCATGGGGATCAGAAaccagagaagaaaaaaaaaaaatcatcaatgagAAGGAAAATGAAGTCATTTCCTTACCACGGTGGTATCCTTTTACAAGCCTCGTTTGCAAGGTCCTTCGGACAATACTACGGTCCTGAAaccagagatttaattaatGATAAAGAAAGCTGAAATGTTAAAAGGCTTAAAAAAATGTGACCAAAATGCCTTGAACTGGTAATTTTCAGAAAATGGGCAGCTTCAAAGTCTACAGATGATGCTGACAAAAGTCATCTTTAACAGTCTGCTGAGGCTATTTCCTGCTCCATACTCCTCATAGACACATTTCACATTCAGCTTCCTGATTATCACCCCGATTACCTACTGCATTCAGAACTCCCTAAATTACTGATGTCAAGGTCTGAAAAATGACCGGCAGACGTTCTACCATAGCTCTTAGTCTAGTGAGAAATTTGCAATTGCAGCAATTGACAAAACAGCTCTTCTCATGCACTCCAGACTGAGAAAACATAGCACTGAAATGCCTTACAAACGTAATGGAAAGACAACAGTAGTAGTATGCCATGGACTGGGATTTCTCTTTATAgcacttaagaaaaaaaaaaaaaaactttcaaaatgGGAACCTCAAATATTGTTTGCAAACTGAAAGCACAGACTACAATGTTAGATTTGACAGTGCCAACCAAACCTAAGCATAATTATCCTTGTAAAGGCATTATGGCAATGGCCGTCTTGTTCTTTAAATCAGAGAAAAGCTGCGAAACTAAATATTATATATCACTACTGCATTATTAGTTCAAAGTTGcccgattggctggtgaccagtccagtacCACAGACAGCTGGGCAAGGCTCCAGCTCGGCcacgaccctaatgaggacaagcactataGAAAATAGACAGATggatagtaaaaaaaatgtcattcccAACTTTATTCAAGCTGTAGTAACTACACGCCGTAATCAGTTAATTTTAATAGGCCACACTTGAGCAAGTTTATTAGGATATTGTAGTATATTGCAGAACCGTGACATTCATAGTGATAATAAAGATTAACAGCCATTTTAGGATTCAaatgtaaatgtgaaaaaaGTGGGGGCTGGGGGGGTGATGACGTCATTCTCATCTCCACATTCAACTGCAGAAGGCAGGAAAATAGTCACAAAGAGTTGCTGATTCAGTTTGGCATGCTGTCATAACAAAGCCAGGTGCCTGATGGCCGTTGTGCTTGTAAATGCATCTCATGTTACCCTGGGCGCATTGTGATTGGATCAAACAAGAACATCAGAGGGCATCGGTCCACACCTGCCATCACAAATCGGTCTGGCGGCAAGGTTGGAACACATCAGCTGCAACTGAATAACAGATGTCAGCTCCCACAGAATGAATAGCATAGCATGAAGtatgtacattgcaaatattgTAGGTAATTACTCGATATGTTTAGGTGGATGGATTGGATAATTGGATTTGTTGTTACACTGTCCTTAACCAAACACGTATCAGTTACACAAATCTGGAAAGAAGCCAAGTGCGCCTTCAAGCTATGCACCATGCACGGatcaaaagtacaaaaatagCAACTAATATGTTAACAGCCTGGAGGTTTTTAAGATGAATTGGGACACGTTTTTCTCCATCAAGTGagccatatttttttattttgtgtattctCATTAGGTTTAATGgtgtctatcccagctgactgcaCAAGAGGTGGagtgcaccctggactggtcgcttgtcaatcacagggcacgtatagacaaacaaccattcatactCACACCAATTTGGCAATTTTAGACCATTCCAGTTTCAACTGACCTCCCCTATATATTTAAACGCTGCATTTAAATGCATGAAAACCTATTCAAATTATGGACGGATGACATGCACGAACGAAGGAAAATCATTTTAACAGACAATAACAATGTTCCCAATTTTTgatcaaaaatattttactctACTAGGAAAGTTCCTTTTAAGGATCAATATTACTATTTTCTATGGCACCCTACTACAAAACAGCCCCACACACAAATGAAGGCTATTTATTGCAACTGATAAATCAAATATTACCGACAAACTTGTTGCAAAATTTTGGAAAcacaaatggggaaaaaaactgtaatGAAAGCTATGTTTTAGATTTAGATAACATTCACATGTGTAAGATGGTACGTACACAACAATTAAGATAGAGCAACAAGGAAATACACAATGCTGATTCATTACAATCATGCAGAAGCTACAGTACCTCAGCTCAGTCTCTGCAGCCAACAGACACAGAATGTATCCTCAAGTTAGAATGATGAAACTATTGTCACGTGATTCTCTGTGTTGCAAGTCAATTGATGTCATCAAGTCCAAACATCAGCAATAGTTTCTGTTCTGTGTTGGCGTAATAACCTTTGTGCTAAATGGGAGCGCTCAAGTCACCTATCAAACTTGACGGTGCCTGCCACGTAATTGGTATGGTTTGGAAATGTCAACTTACGGGGAATCTGATCCTTTTAACATGATGACAAAAGTAGGCCTGTCAGGGCAAGGGGTGTCCTTTATAAACGGCCTATCGGTGAATGCATTTCACTCAACAACTTTAGACCTTAAACATGAACTAGTAATAATCGCAGAATGCTGGTGAATCAGTTGTGTATCTTATCTGTATGTTGTGTAACTTTTAGCACAATGTTGTAACTTGGAACCTAACAACATTTTGGCAACTAAATAATATTTTGACTCTTACGTTGGCATTTCATAGGAAGGATGTGTTTTTAACAAGGTTATATTTATACCCTCTTAAATGAGTGACGCACAACtggaaaatgaaatatttgtgGGGGCAACTCCCAGTGTGAAGATTTCCACACTTGCCAAGACCTTTGTTCTTATTTCCTCTTGACACACTTTTCTACTTAGCTCACATGTGTTGTACTTTGTTCACACATCACCAACTGCCAAGACCAAACAGAGGCAGGAACTCATATTGCCTGCTCATGCTGTTTTAACActacttttgtgaacatttgGAGCCTCTTAAAACAGATTCACGTTGCAAAACCAATCTATCCACAGTGACAGTGGAATTAAAAGATGAAGAGACATGCTGCATCTGGGAGCAAGGTTGAAAGACAACACTTGGATGCACAAGACCTGTGGTCCTTTTTGAGACACTTATGTCCTCAACCTCCTTTACCCAAGATTTTCACAATACTGTCCCATTACATTTCCCCTCCATTTCACTTTGTGCTACAAAACGAACAGACTTTTAAAACAGTGTGCCAATTCTTTATCTGGAGACAGAAGACACTTCCCTTCTGTTGGTTTGTACACCATAAGGTGCAAGCTAAGATAAATACTATACTAGAGATGCTAAATAAATAGCATTGTAATGACAATTAGAACATGAAATTATAATATTAAGCATCTAAAAACAGCTTCACCCCGAGAGCCAACTAAACTCGCCGGAACGATTAGTCACCGACCGGGTTAAAGCTGCTTAGAGCTGGACAGCTGTTTGTCCATTAGCCTACCAATAAATATCTACCAGTTGCTTACAGATACCTGAGCTGAACTATCACTTTGTCGCCTCTCCTACTCTTTAAATTCAAAGTACTCCAATCTATTAACTAAGCAAGTTCTAGTCAACAGAATACATGCACTTTTGCAAACACTGAGCTGTTGAGTTGTTCTGTTACCACTCCTGATCAATTTGGTAGTAGTACCAATTACATTCTCCAGTGCCTGGAAGCCATATTGTCCGTTGTACTCACCAGTAGACATAGTAGGCCATTGCCATGACCACCAAGGCCCCACAAATCCCAGTGAAGATCACCACAGCACTCTGGTTCAGCATTTTGGCGGATGGTGCTTGACCAAAGGcgcgccaaaaaaaaataaaaaaataccagcAGTGATCAGCAGGTGGTCACAGGCTGCCCTTCTCCATATCCATCATAATCCCACTGAAGGAAAGAGATTatgatgacaaaaaacaaaacaaaaagcgccTTCTGTTGGAGTAAATTCTTAATCAGCAAGTAGATACTGGCAACCAAGAAAGTCCACtggaaaaaaagcaacaaaacttTGATTCCCAATAAGAGCAAGCGGAAAACCCAAACAAATATCCAGTCGTCAGTGTAGACTGCGAGGAGATTCAACTAATGGATGATAGGCAGGAGGTAGGCACACATCCCGTCCCGTAAGAACCGTCTGACTGTATTCTCATTCTCTAATCCAGTGGATTAGATTAGTGACGATTAGCAAGCGACAGGCATCCTCGATATGTCACATTTCATTACCATTAGCCAACAGGGTGGAGACGACCAGTTGTCTGGTAGACTTTGTCGTCCCATCTTGCTATTGGTTGTATTCCCACATTAGCTGCAAGCATCTGAAGGTGCTCACAGCGGATGTCGTTAGGAGACTAGAAATGTGAAATATTTCCAGGATTCCATGAAATCTTAAGACCATATCCCACTGAGTGTAACTTCGCATGTGTCAAGGTCATAAGTAATATTCGCTAAACGTTCTCCAGACATTCGCCAACAGTTTTAATGGCATGTCTTGT
The Festucalex cinctus isolate MCC-2025b chromosome 11, RoL_Fcin_1.0, whole genome shotgun sequence DNA segment above includes these coding regions:
- the agpat3 gene encoding 1-acyl-sn-glycerol-3-phosphate acyltransferase gamma, translating into MAVLAYLKSLFILQLLMGFVFVVSGLIINFIQLCTCVIWPINKQLYRRINCRLSYSLWSQLVMLLEWWSGTECTLYTDQATVDKFGKEHVIIILNHNYEIDFLCGWTMCERYGVLGSSKVLAKHELLKVPLIGWTWYFLEIVFCKRKWEEDRKTVFSGLNRLKDYPEFMWFLLYCEGTRFTEKKHQISMQVAESKGLPKLKYHLLPRTKGFTTTLQCLKGTVTAIYDVTLNFKDKQTPTLLGIVNGKKYKADMSIRRFPVEEIPSDEAECANWLHKLYQEKDALQETYSKEGKFPGPTIIPRRRPWTLLNFLFWATLLLSPLIKFACGVAVSGSPLLIIGFIIFLLIASVAIRRLIGVTEVKKTGSSYGDQETKKRN